A stretch of the Ananas comosus cultivar F153 linkage group 14, ASM154086v1, whole genome shotgun sequence genome encodes the following:
- the LOC109720100 gene encoding glutamate decarboxylase 5-like, producing MVVTTTTTDTAESLHSTFASRYVRALLPRYKIPERVIPKDAAYQIINDELMLDGNPRLNLASFVTTWMEPECDRLVMAALNKNYVDMDEYPVTTELQVQNEYEYYV from the exons ATGGtggtgacgacgacgacgacggatACCGCGGAGTCGTTGCACTCCACCTTCGCCTCCCGTTACGTGCGCGCACTGCTTCCCAg gtaTAAGATTCCGGAGAGGGTGATACCGAAGGATGCGGCGTACCAGATAATCAACGACGAGCTGATGCTGGACGGGAACCCGCGGCTGAACCTGGCGTCGTTCGTGACGACGTGGATGGAGCCCGAGTGCGACCGCCTCGTCATGGCCGCCCTCAACAAGAACTACGTCGACATGGACGAGTACCCCGTCACTACCGAGCTCCAGGTTCAAAACGAATATGAATATTACGTATAG